In one window of Bos javanicus breed banteng chromosome 24, ARS-OSU_banteng_1.0, whole genome shotgun sequence DNA:
- the SYT4 gene encoding synaptotagmin-4: protein MAPISTSREEFDEIPTVVGIFSAFGLVFTVSLFAWICCQRKSSKPSKTPPYKFVHVLKGVDIYPESLDSKKKFGADEKNEVKNKSVVPKNSLHLDLEKRDLNGNFPKTNFKAGSSSDLESVTPKLSSEGGKEVVSPDSLKSSTSLTSDEKQEKLGTLFFSLEYNFEKKAFVVNIKEARGLPAMDDQSMTSDPYIKMMILPEKKHKVKTRVLRKTLDPAFDETFTFYGIPYTQIQELALHFTVLSFDRFSRDDVIGEVLIPLAGIELTNGEMLMNREITKRNVRKSSGRGELLISLCYQSTTNTLTVVVLKARHLPKSDVSGLSDPYVKVNLYHAKKRISKKKTHVKKCTPNAVFNELFVFDIPCEGLEEISVEFLVLDSERGSRNEVIGRLVLGAAAEGAGGEHWKEICDYPRRQIAKWHALCDG from the exons ATGGCTCCGATCTCTACCAGCCGGGAAGAATTTG ATGAAATTCCCACAGTGGTGGGGATCTTCAGTGCGTTTGGCCTGGTCTTCACAGTCTCTCTGTTTGCGTGGATATGCTGTCAGAGAAAGTCATCCAAGCCTAGCAAGACTCCTCCGTATAAGTTTGTGCATGTGCTAAAGGGAGTTGACATTTACCCTGAAAGCCTGGACAGCAAAAAGAAGTTTGGAGCCgatgagaaaaatgaagtaaaGAATAAATCAGTGGTGCCAAAGAATTCATTGCATCTTGATCTTGAGAAGAGAGATCTAAATGGCAATTTTCCCAAAACAAATTTCAAAGCTGGCAGTTCTTCTGACCTGGAGAGCGTGACCCCAAAACTCTCTTCAGAAGGGGGAAAAGAGGTAGTTTCCCCCGATAGCTTAAAGTCCAGCACTTCTCTTACTTCAGATGAGAAACAGGAGAAACTGGgaaccctcttcttctccttagAGTACAACTTTGAGAAGAAAGCATTTGTGGTAAATATTAAGGAAGCCCGTGGCTTGCCAGCCATGGACGACCAGTCAATGACCTCTGACccatacatcaaaatgatgaTTCTTCCAGAGAAGAAGCATAAAGTAAAAACCAGAGTTCTGAGAAAGACCTTGGACCCGGCTTTCGATGAGACCTTCACATTCTATGGGATACCCTACACCCAGATCCAGGAGCTGGCCTTGCACTTCACAGTCTTGAGTTTTGACAGGTTTTCAAGAGATGATGTCATTGGAGAAGTCCTGATTCCTCTGGCAGGAATTGAATTAACTAATGGAGAAATGTTAATGAACAGAGAGATTACCAAGAGAAATGTTAGG AAATCTTCAGGACGGGGTGAGTTATTGATCTCTCTCTGCTATCAGTCCACCACAAATACTCTTACTGTGGTTGTTTTAAAAGCTCGGCACCTGCCTAAATCTGATGTGTCTGGactttcag ATCCCTATGTCAAAGTGAACCTGTACCATGCCAAAAAGAGAATCTCTAAAAAGAAGACGCATGTGAAGAAATGCACCCCCAATGCAGTGTTCAATGAACTCTTTGTCTTTGACATTCCTTGTGAGGGTCTAGAAGAGATAAGTGTTGAATTTCTGGTTTTGGATTCTGAAAGGGGATCCCGAAATGAGGTGATTGGGCGGTTGGTCCTgggagcagcagcagaaggagctGGTGGAGAGCACTGGAAGGAGATCTGTGACTATCCCAGGAGGCAAATCGCCAAGTGGCACGCACTCTGTGATGGTTAG